In the Campylobacter showae genome, one interval contains:
- a CDS encoding cation diffusion facilitator family transporter produces the protein MQLNDASIKRQNEILGRRAVIVAGATAFALAVVKFAAGLIGGSVAVLSSAIDSMLDLLVSVLNFFAIRKSQAAPDAKFNFGYAKLEALAAMFEGVLIVGAGAFIFYESVRKLQTEQAPVDTAFSLYAMALSVAVTGLLVAYLSRVARRTRNLIVRADTLHYKSDLFSNLAVIASLILVEFTGFAAIDAVFGIVISGYIAVSAINLMKESVGVLLDRALDPEITAQIEEIIRSRPQIASYHGLATRKSANICYVAVHLVFNREISLYDAHKISDEIEAAIRAKYGEFEWQITTHLDPCDDQNGSCEC, from the coding sequence ATGCAACTAAACGATGCTAGCATAAAAAGGCAAAATGAAATTTTAGGCCGTAGAGCCGTGATAGTCGCGGGTGCGACGGCATTTGCGCTAGCTGTGGTTAAATTTGCCGCGGGTTTGATCGGCGGTTCGGTGGCGGTGCTTAGCTCGGCGATCGATTCGATGCTTGACCTGCTGGTTTCCGTGCTAAATTTCTTCGCCATCCGTAAATCTCAAGCTGCGCCTGATGCTAAATTTAACTTCGGCTACGCCAAGCTAGAAGCGCTTGCGGCGATGTTTGAGGGCGTTTTGATCGTGGGTGCTGGCGCGTTTATATTTTACGAGAGCGTGCGTAAGCTACAAACGGAGCAAGCGCCCGTAGATACGGCTTTTTCGCTCTATGCGATGGCGCTATCGGTCGCGGTTACGGGGCTGCTGGTCGCCTACCTCTCTCGCGTCGCTCGCCGCACGAGAAATTTGATCGTTAGGGCCGACACTCTGCACTATAAAAGTGACCTTTTTAGCAACCTAGCCGTTATCGCCTCGCTTATCTTGGTCGAATTTACGGGATTTGCCGCGATAGACGCCGTTTTTGGTATAGTGATTAGCGGCTACATCGCCGTTAGCGCGATAAATTTAATGAAAGAAAGCGTAGGCGTGCTGCTTGACCGAGCGCTAGATCCCGAGATAACGGCGCAAATCGAAGAGATAATCCGCTCGCGCCCTCAGATAGCAAGCTATCACGGCCTAGCTACCAGAAAGAGCGCAAACATCTGCTACGTCGCTGTTCATCTAGTCTTTAACCGCGAAATTTCGCTTTACGACGCGCACAAAATTTCAGACGAGATAGAGGCCGCTATCAGGGCTAAATACGGCGAGTTTGAATGGCAGATCACGACGCACCTTGATCCGTGCGACGATCAAAACGGCTCGTGCGAATGCTAA